One window of bacterium genomic DNA carries:
- a CDS encoding MtnX-like HAD-IB family phosphatase, producing MDRLTKPRPIRVFSDFDGTISAKDVGASLFNHFSGKRNHGTVKLWIEQKINSRECLWRECHYIKASREEMIEALSRIEVERGFQEFVDLLGQHQIPLHICSDGLDFYIDAFLGKAGFADLDIHANKANFINGSLYPTFPYFANGCGFCGTCKGERVKSLRKDGELTVYIGDGFSDRCAVGVADVLFARGDLIKLAQEKAVDWQKFADFYDVIRYFDANLLT from the coding sequence ATGGATCGGTTAACGAAACCTCGCCCAATTCGGGTTTTCTCGGATTTTGATGGCACTATCTCCGCCAAGGACGTTGGCGCCTCGCTGTTTAATCACTTCTCCGGCAAACGAAATCACGGAACAGTCAAGCTCTGGATTGAGCAAAAGATCAATTCGCGTGAATGTTTGTGGCGCGAATGTCATTACATCAAAGCCAGCCGCGAAGAGATGATCGAAGCTCTTAGCCGCATTGAAGTCGAGAGGGGTTTTCAGGAGTTCGTCGACCTTCTCGGACAGCACCAAATCCCGCTTCATATTTGTTCCGATGGACTCGATTTCTACATCGACGCCTTTCTTGGCAAGGCAGGGTTCGCGGATCTGGACATCCACGCCAATAAAGCAAACTTCATAAATGGCAGTCTGTACCCGACTTTCCCCTACTTCGCTAATGGCTGCGGTTTCTGCGGTACCTGCAAGGGTGAACGCGTAAAGTCCCTTCGAAAAGATGGTGAGCTGACTGTTTATATCGGCGACGGTTTCTCGGATCGCTGTGCAGTCGGGGTCGCTGATGTCCTCTTTGCCCGCGGCGATTTAATCAAACTCGCACAGGAAAAAGCGGTTGACTGGCAGAAATTTGCCGACTTTTATGATGTGATAAGATATTTTGATGCTAATCTGCTAACATGA
- a CDS encoding sulfite exporter TauE/SafE family protein, with the protein MQDSAVILALSAIVGALSSILGLGGGVLLVPIFTLILKLPIHQAVALSLCCVMATSVTSATKYLESGLVDLKAVLYLETTTIVGSYAAGSLAGHVSEQGLAIVFAVILVFSAVVMLFGRSDAKNAGGIKNAYPVAMGASVFAGGLVGLLGIGGGIVKVPILQIILGKPVKEAVATSTMMVGISAAVASIPYVTRGDLPVEWVPFATLGTVAGAFLGARVFHKIDSLYIKILFAAILLYTAVTMIMSAVKG; encoded by the coding sequence ATGCAAGATTCCGCAGTTATTCTCGCCCTCAGCGCAATTGTCGGTGCGCTATCATCAATACTTGGTCTTGGCGGCGGCGTCCTGCTCGTTCCGATTTTCACGCTGATTCTCAAACTGCCGATCCACCAAGCTGTCGCACTTTCGCTCTGTTGCGTGATGGCGACCTCGGTGACCTCAGCGACAAAGTATCTGGAGAGCGGCCTGGTCGATCTCAAGGCAGTATTGTACTTGGAAACCACGACAATCGTCGGTTCTTACGCAGCCGGGAGTTTGGCGGGTCACGTCTCTGAACAAGGATTGGCAATAGTCTTTGCAGTAATCCTGGTGTTTTCAGCCGTAGTAATGTTATTCGGGAGATCGGATGCCAAAAATGCCGGCGGAATAAAGAACGCCTATCCGGTGGCAATGGGAGCCTCGGTATTCGCGGGCGGATTAGTTGGACTGCTGGGAATTGGCGGCGGTATTGTCAAAGTGCCGATTCTCCAGATCATTCTCGGCAAGCCAGTGAAGGAAGCAGTCGCAACTTCCACGATGATGGTCGGAATCAGTGCCGCGGTAGCTTCAATCCCTTACGTGACCAGAGGGGATCTTCCCGTCGAGTGGGTGCCGTTTGCAACTCTTGGTACGGTTGCCGGAGCCTTTCTTGGCGCGAGGGTGTTTCACAAGATCGATTCTCTCTATATCAAGATTCTCTTTGCGGCGATTTTGCTCTATACCGCAGTTACCATGATCATGTCAGCAGTGAAAGGCTAA